One genomic segment of Misgurnus anguillicaudatus chromosome 25, ASM2758022v2, whole genome shotgun sequence includes these proteins:
- the LOC141362194 gene encoding E3 ubiquitin/ISG15 ligase TRIM25-like encodes MAEAHIFQDKFSCSVCLDLLKDPVTIPCGHSFCMSCITNCWDQNEMRIYSCPQCRQTFTPRPVLFKNVMFAEMVEELKKTKLQTAVPADSYAEAGDVECDACTERKYKAVKSCLECLMSYCQNHLKQHEHLFNDRRHHLMNPTRQLHEMICSKHHKQLEIYCRTDQHCICYLCTIDEHKNHDTVTAVAERTEKQRVLGETQIKLHQIIEEREKELQELREAVDSHARSAQTAVEDSERIFSELIRSIEGIRYQVTQLIRDQKKTAVSRAEGVMKRLKQEIDDLRRRDAELKQFSHTDNHIHFLQVTQL; translated from the exons ATGGCAGAAGCTCATATTTTTCAGGACAAGTTCAGCTGTTCAGTGTGTTTGGATCTCCTAAAGGATCCAGTGACCATTCCCTGTGGACACAGTTTCTGTATGAGCTGTATTACAAACTGCTGGGATCAGAATGAGATGAGAATCTACAGCTGCCCTCAATGCAGACAAACCTTCACACCAAGacctgttttatttaaaaatgtgatgtttGCTGAAATGGTGGAGGAACTGAAGAAGACAAAACTTCAGACTGCTGTTCCTGCTGACTCTTATGCTGAAGCTGGAGATGTGGAGTGTGACGCCTGTACTGAGAGAAAATACAAAGCTGTCAAGTCCTGTCTGGAGTGTCTGATGTCTTACTGTCAAAATCATCTTAAACAACATGAACATCTCTTCAATGACAGGAGGCATCATTTAATGAATCCCACCAGACAACTTCATGAGATGATCTGCTCAAAACATCATAAACAACTAGAAATCTACTGTCGCACCGACCAACACTGCATTTGTTATCTGTGTACGATAGACGAACATAAAAACCATGATACTGTGACAGCTGTAGCAGAAAGAACTGAGAAACAG AGAGTTTTGGGCGAGACACAGATAAAATTACATCAGATAATtgaggagagagagaaggagCTTCAGGAGCTGAGAGAGGCTGTGGACTCTCATGCG CGCTCTGCACAGACAGCAGTGGAGGACAGTGAGAGGATCTTTTCTGAACTGATCCGATCCATTGAGGGAATCCGATATCAGGTAACACAACTGATCAGAGATCAGAAAAAGACTGCAGTAAGTCGAGCTGAAGGAGTCATGAAGCGTCTGAAGCAGGAGATTGATGATCTGAGGAGGAGAGACGCTGAACTGAAGCAGTTTTCACATACAGACAATCACATCCATTTCCTACAGGTAACACAACTCTGA
- the LOC141362111 gene encoding integrin beta-1-like translates to MYIFTPHFALIRCNKGRVGRQCECRKDEVSTEDLDKNCRKDNGTDICSNNGECVCGTCECKKRDNPEERYSGKFCECDNFNCDRSNNKLCGGHGRCECRVCVCDANYTGSACDCSLDTSTCLASNKQICNGRGICECGTCRCTDPKFQGPTCEICPTCPGVCTEHKYCVQCRAFGTGEKKDTCERDCSYFNLIKVKDRDKLPQPVQAFPLMHCKERDANDCWFYYTYAVNNTEKEVHVVEELECPPGPDIIPIVAGVVAGIVLIGLALLLIWKLLMIIHDRREFAKFEKEKMNAKWDTTDNPIYKSPINKFQNPNYGRKAVAL, encoded by the exons ATGTATATTTTTACACCTCACTTTGCTCTTATCAGGTGCAATAAGGGACGTGTTGGCAGACAGTGTGAATGTCGTAAAGACGAGGTGTCCACTGAGGACCTGGACAAGAATTGCCGTAAGGACAACGGCACGGACATCTGCAGTAACAACGGCGAGTGCGTGTGCGGCACCTGCGAGTGCAAGAAGAGAGACAATCCTGAGGAACGCTACAGCGGCAAGTTCTGCGAGTGCGACAACTTCAACTGCGACCGTTCCAACAATAAACTCTGCGGAG GACACGGCCGTTGTGAGTGCAGGGTTTGTGTCTGTGATGCTAACTACACTGGAAGCGCGTGTGACTGCTCTCTGGACACCTCTACCTGCCTCGCCTCCAACAAGCAGATCTGTAATGGCAGAGGGATTTGTGAGTGTGGGACCTGCAGGTGCACAGACCCCAAGTTTCAGGGTCCCACCTGTGAGATTTGCCCCACCTGCCCTGGAGTCTGCACTGAACACAAGTAC TGTGTGCAGTGTCGGGCGTTTGGCACCGGAGAGAAGAAAGACACTTGTGAGAGAGACTGTAGTTACTTTAATCTCATCAAGGTGAAGGACAGAGACAAACTCCCTCAACCCGTCCAGGCCTTCCCCCTCATGCACTGCAAAGAGAGAGACGCTAATGACTGCTGGTTTTACTACACATACGCTGTCAATAACACTGAGAAGGAGGTCCATGTTGTGGAAGAATTAG AGTGTCCGCCGGGTCCTGACATCATCCCCATTGTGGCGGGTGTGGTCGCGGGCATCGTTCTGATTGGTCTAGCCCTGCTACTGATCTGGAAGCTGCTCATGATCATTCATGACAGACGCGAGTTCGCAAAGTTTGAGAAAGAGAAGATGAACGCCAAGTGGGACACG ACAGACAATCCAATTTACAAGAGCCCTATTAATAAATTCCAGAATCCAAACTATGGACGTAAAGCTGTTGCTCTCTAA
- the LOC129425648 gene encoding E3 ubiquitin/ISG15 ligase TRIM25-like: protein MAEDHIFQDKFSCSVCLDFLKDPVTIPCGHSYCMSCITKCWDQNEMRIYSCPQCRQTFTPRPVLFKNVMIAEMVEELKKTKLQTAVPADSYAEAGDVECDACTERKYKAVKSCLECLKSYCQNHLKQHENLFNDRRHHLMNPTRQLHEMICSKHNKQLEIYCRTDQHCICYLCTMDEHKNHDTVTAVAERTEKQRVLGERQIKLHQIIEEREKELQELREAVDSHARSAQTAVEDSERIFTELIRSIERRRSEVTQLIRDQEKTAVSRAEGVMKRLEKEIDDLRRRDAELKQFSHTDNHIHFLQGFQSLSAALESSVSHRFTLSSLLSFDDVRKSLSQLKDKLEDFCSEEIEKISDEVTYISVISNELKSREDFLQYFKQFTLDSNTVNTFIQLSDGNRTVTDTDTDHQYPDHPDRFDHWSQVLCRESLCGRCYWEVERSGNVGISVSYKSISRKGEGLECLFGYNDQSWSLYCRDSTCTFIHNNKYTNLPVVLSSCRIGVYVDHSKGSLSFYSVSDTMNLIHRVNTTLTQPLYPGFYIWNGSTVKMYHLIK, encoded by the exons ATGGCAGAAGATCATATTTTTCAGGACAAGTTCAGCTGTTCGGTGTGTTTGGATTTTCTGAAGGATCCAGTGACCATTCCCTGtggacacagttactgtatgagCTGTATTACAAAGTGCTGGGATCAGAATGAGATGAGAATCTACAGCTGCCCTCAATGCAGACAAACCTTCACACCAAGacctgttttatttaaaaatgtgatgattgCTGAAATGGTGGAGGAACTGAAGAAGACAAAACTTCAGACTGCTGTTCCTGCTGACTCTTATGCTGAAGCTGGAGATGTGGAGTGTGACGCCTGTACTGAGAGAAAATACAAAGCTGTCAAGTCCTGTCTGGAGTGTCTGAAGTCTTACTGTCAAAATCATCTTAAACAACATGAGAATCTCTTCAATGACAGGAGGCATCATTTGATGAATCCCACCAGACAACTTCATGAGATGATCTGCTCAAAACATAACAAACAACTAGAAATCTACTGTCGCACCGACCAACACTGCATTTGTTATCTGTGTACGATGGACGAACATAAAAACCATGATACTGTGACAGCTGTAGCAGAAAGAACTGAGAAACAG AGAGTTTTGGGAGAGAGACAGATAAAATTACATCAGATAATtgaggagagagagaaggagCTTCAGGAGCTGAGAGAGGCTGTGGACTCTCATGCG CGCTCTGCACAGACAGCAGTGGAGGACAGTGAGAGGATCTTTACTGAACTGATCCGATCCATTGAGAGAAGAAGATCTGAGGTGACACAactgatcagagatcaggaaaAGACTGCAGTGAGTCGAGCTGAAGGAGTCATGAAGCGTCTGGAGAAGGAGATTGATGATCTGAGGAGGAGAGACGCTGAACTGAAGCAGTTTTCACATACAGACAATCACATCCATTTCCTACAG GGTTTTCAGTCTCTGTCTGCAGCTCTTGAGTCTTCAGTCTCACACAGATTTACTCTCAGCTCTCTTCTCTCTTTTGATGATGTGAGAAAATCTCTCTCTCAACTGAAAGACAAACTGGAGGATTTCTGTAGTGAGGAGATAGAGAAGATATCTGATGAAG TTACATATATCTCAGTTATTTCTAATGAACTAAAGAGCAGGGAGGATTTCCTACAAT ATTTCAAGCAGTTTACACTGGATTCAAACACAGTTAATACATTCATTCAGCTGTCTGATGGGAACAGAACGGTTACTGACACTGACACAGACCATCAGTATCCTGATCATCCAGACAGATTTGATCACTGGAGTCAGGTGTTGTGTAGAGAGAGTTTGTGTGGACGCTGTTACTGGGAGGTTGAGAGGAGTGGTAATGTTGGtatatcagtgtcatataaGAGCATCAGCAGGAAGGGAGAGGGTCTTGAGTGTTTGTTTGGATATAATGATCAGTCCTGGAGTTTGTACTGCAGAGACTCCACCTGCacattcattcacaataacaaatACACTAATCTCCCTGTAGTGTTGAGCTCCTGTAGAATAGGAGTGTATGTGGATCACAGTAAAGGATCTCTGTCCTTCTACAGCGTCTCTGATACAATGAACCTCATACACAGAGTCAACACCACATTGACTCAACCACTTTATCCTGGGTTTTATATTTGGAATGGATCCACAGTTAAAATGTATCatctcataaaataa